One Salvelinus namaycush isolate Seneca chromosome 4, SaNama_1.0, whole genome shotgun sequence genomic window carries:
- the LOC120045631 gene encoding tumor necrosis factor receptor superfamily member 6-like, which translates to MNKYTFLYILCILCTVRLTTPFKAERSSQDILITRKLQSKRQICQDGTYQHEGMECCLCAAGQHLESHCSVSPENGTCVYCEEDRTYNSDPNSLDSCEPCTSCDPKANLEVEDRCTIYKDSVCRCQQGHYCNKGKEHCRACYPCTICREEGIKVACSATNNTICHAFKEKGSHLAAVLVPATVLLVALIVIICLWRNNKYCFGPNGGLTELPNRSSEEMQLLRGVNLWPHLPDIAKTLGWKDMKQVAESSGMTHTTIESHQLNFPNDSQEQCSSLLRAWVEKEGMTTASETLVQTLLRMKKKVKAEDIVAIISNKEDGVTGKNSGSGQV; encoded by the exons TGTACGGTTCGTTTAACTACACCATTCAAAGCAGAGCGGAGTTCCCAAGACATCTTAATCACTAGAAAATTGCAATCCAAAAGGCAGATTTGTCAAGATGGCACTTACCAGCATGAGGGAATGGAATGCTGTCTCTGTGCGGCTG GCCAACATCTGGAGAGCCACTGCAGTGTGAGCCCAGAGAATGGGACCTGTGTTTACTGTGAGGAAGATAGGACCTACAACAGTGACCCCAACTCCCTGGACTCCTGTGAGCCCTGCACTTCCTGTGACCCTaaag CCAATCTGGAGGTGGAGGATAGATGCACCATCTACAAGGACTCAGTATGTCGATGCCAGCAGGGCCACTACTGTAACAAGGGGAAGGAGCACTGCAGGGCCTGCTACCCATGTACCAT ATGCAGGGAAGAGGGCATCAAGGTAGCCTGTAGCGCCACCAACAACACCATATGCCATGCCTTCAAAGAAAAAG GAAGCCATTTGGCAGCAGTATTGGTCCCTGCTACTGTTCTTCTTGTCGCTTTGATTGTGATCATTTGCCTGTGGCGAAataataaatattgttttg GGCCAAATGGTGGTTTGACAGAACTGCCCAACCGGAGTTCAGAG gAAATGCAGCTACTGAGAG GTGTTAATCTCTGGCCACACCTCCCAGACATCGCTAAGACCTTGGGGTGGAAGGACATGAAACAGGTGGCCGAGAGCAGTGGGATGACGCATACCACCATAGAATCCCACCAGCTGAACTTTCCCAATGACTCCCAGGAGCAATGCTCCAGCCTACTGAGGGCCTGGGTGGAGAAGGAGGGGATGACCACAGCCTCTGAGACACTGGTCCAGACTCTACTCCGCATGAAGAAAAAGGTCAAGGCAGAGGATATTGTGGCTATCATCAGCAACAAGGAGGATGGCGTCACAGGAAAAAACTCAGGATCCGGACAggtgtag